From Zymoseptoria tritici IPO323 chromosome 6, whole genome shotgun sequence, one genomic window encodes:
- the LPD1 gene encoding dihydrolipoamide dehydrogenase (dihydrolipoyl dehydrogenase; LDP-Glc; LDP-Val; dehydrolipoate dehydrogenase; diaphorase; dihydrolipoamide:NAD+ oxidoreductase; dihydrolipoic dehydrogenase; dihydrothioctic dehydrogenase; lipoamide dehydrogenase (NADH); lipoamide oxidoreductase (NADH); lipoamide reductase; lipoamide reductase (NADH2); lipoate dehydrogenase; lipoic acid dehydrogenase; lipoyl dehydrogenase), whose protein sequence is MLKNMVSGAPMRNALRSQTTNTFRTTPRLSTSLLQDRICSRRGYATETEEKDLVIIGGGVAGYVAAIKAGQEGLKVACIEKRGSLGGTCLNVGCIPSKSLLNNSHLYHQILHDTKGRGIEVGEVKLNLAGMMKAKETSVSGLTKGIEFLFKKNNVEYIKGTGKFADEHTVAVNLVDGGETSVRGKNIIIATGSEATPFPGLKIDEKRVITSTGAIALTEVPKKMVVIGGGIIGLEMASVWSRLGSEVTVVEFLGQIGGPGMDTEISKNIQKTLGKQGLKFKLNTKVNTGDASGEQIKLEVEAAKGGKNETLEADVVLVAIGRRPYTEGLGLETIGLETDNRGRLVIDSEYRTKLPHIRVIGDCTFGPMLAHKAEEESVAAIEFITKGYGHVNYGAIPSVMYTHPEVAWVGQNEAELKEAGVKYKSGTFPFSANSRAKTNQDSDGMVKFLADAETDRILGIHIVGPNAGEMIAEGTLALEYGASTEDVGRTSHAHPTLAEAFKEAAMATYGKAIHY, encoded by the exons ATGCTGAAGAACATGGTGTCCGGTGCGCCTATGCGCAACGCCCTCCGATCGCAGACCACGAACACTTTCCGAACTACGCCACGCCTTAGCACATCTCTTCTTCAGGACCGAATATGCTCACGACGAGGATACGCAACTGAGACTG aggagaaggacttgGTCATCATTGGCGGTGGTGTTGCTGGATATGTGGCGGCCATCAAAGCTGGCCAGGAAGGCCTGAAG GTCGCCTGCATAGAAAAGCGTGGATCTCTCGGTGGCACATGTCTCAACGTCGGCTGCATTCCCTCAAAGTCCCTCCTCAACAACTCGCACCTCTACCACCAGATCCTCCACGACACAAAGGGCCGCGGTATCGAAGTTGGCGAGGTGAAGCTCAACCTCGCGGGAAtgatgaaggcgaaggagacaTCTGTCAGCGGTCTGACAAAGGGTATCGAGTTTCTGTTCAAGAAGAACAACGTGGAATACATTAAGGGAACGGGCAAATTCGCGGACGAGCACACTGTGGCGGTCAACTTGGTCGACGGCGGCGAGACCAGCGTGCGAGGAAAGAACATCATCATTGCGACTGGTTCGGAAGCCACACCATTCCCTGGCCTCAAAATCGATGAGAAGAGGGTGATCACCTCTACGGGAGCTATTGCGCTCACGGAGGTGCCAAAGAAGATGGTGGTCATCGGTGGTGGAATCATTGGTCTGGAAATGGCCAGTGTATGGAGCAGACTGGGTTCAGAGGTGACAGTAGTGGAGTTCTTGGGCCAGATTGGTGGACCGGGCATGGACACGGAGATCAGCAAGAACATTCAAAAGACGCTCGGAAAGCAGGGCTTGAAGTTCAAGCTCAACACCAAGGTCAACACCGGTGACGCCAGCGGAGAGCAGATCAAGCTTGAGGTGGAGGCTGCCAAGGGAGGCAAGAACGAGACA CTCGAAGCAGACGTTgtcctcgtcgccatcgGCCGTCGCCCATACACCGAAGGTCTCGGCCTGGAAACCATCGGCCTCGAGACCGACAACCGCGGCCGCCTCGTAATCGACTCGGAATACCGCACCAAACTGCCCCACATCCGAGTCATCGGCGACTGCACCTTCGGCCCCATGCTCGCCCAcaaagccgaagaagaatcCGTCGCAGCCATCGAGTTCATCACTAAGGGCTACGGCCACGTCAACTACGGCGCCATCCCCAGCGTCATGTACACCCACCCCGAAGTCGCCTGGGTTGGCCAAAACGAAGCCGAATTGAAAGAAGCCGGGGTGAAATACAAGTCCGGCACGTTCCCCTTCAGCGCCAACTCGCGCGCAAAGACGAACCAGGACTCCGATGGTATGGTCAAATTTTTGGCGGACGCGGAGACGGATCGCATTCTGGGCATTCATATTGTTGGACCGAATGCCGGAGAGATGATTGCGGAGGGAACACTGGCGTTGGAGTATGGAGCGTCGACGGAGGATGTGGGACGTACGAGCCATGCGCATCCGACGCTTGCGGAGGCGTTCAAGGAGGCGGCTATGGCGACTTATGGAAAGGCGATTCACTACTAg
- a CDS encoding asparagine--tRNA ligase: MADADKKTIYIDEEVGQDTQEVDGSEAKPFKTVQYAYLQHTDQAQYQVKKKEGDEPEATWKPAAKAALKKAANYADAQKKKAGKEKELAIRQQKEDEERQKVFDDAKKIVLKEDTSLPKSVKINLGETRPEKVKLGSGERSKEVDYTSENRGTRVRVMGRVHRFRQQKEVLFVTLRDGHGFLQCVLTGQLVKTYDALTLTRESSMLIVGEMWEVPPGAHAPDNRELHADYFEVIGKAPGGDDAITNVVQAKGDPQHLLDQRHLVLRGETASGVMFVRDAVEHAFNLKFHELGYVKVSPPALVQTQVEGGSTLFGFDYYGENAYLTQSSQLYLETAIPFAGNVYCIEKSFRAEKSLTRRHLSEYTHVEAELDFITFDDLLDHLEEMMCGVLEIVMGNPRIAALIKELNPEFEMPQRPFMRMKYSDAIDWLREHDIKNENDQPHQFGDDIAEAAERRMTDIINKPIFLTHFPVEIKAFYMQKDKEDPRVTESVDCLMPGVGEIVGGSMRMDSYDELMAAYKREEMDAGPYYWYTDQRRYGTSPHGGYGLGLERFLAWLCKQHTVRDTCFYPRYMGRCKP, translated from the exons ATGGCGGACGCAGACAAGAAGACAATCTACATCGACGAGGAAGTCGGACAAGACACACAAGAAGTCGACGGCAGCGAAGCGAAGCCTTTCAAGACTGTCCAATATGCCTACCTCCAACATACCGACCAAGCACAATATcaggtgaagaagaaggagggcgACGAACCAGAAGCGACATGGAAGCCCGCGGCGAAAGCTGCGCTCAAGAAAGCCGCCAACTACGCAGACGcacagaagaagaaggccggCAAGGAGAAAGAGCTGGCGATTCGACAGCAaaaggaggatgaggagcgTCAGAAGGTGTTTGACGATGCGAAGAAGATTGTGCTGAAGGAGGACACGTCTCTGCCAAAGTCGGTCAAGATCAACCTCGGCGAGACAAGACCGGAGAAGGTCAAGTTGGGCAGCGGGGAGCGCTCAAAGGAGGTCGACTACACCAGCGAGAACCGTGGCACTCGTGTTCGAGTGATGGGTCGCGTGCATCGTTTCCGGCAGCAGAAGGAAGTGCTGTTCGTCACCCTCCGCGATGGCCACGGGTTCCTGCAATGTGTGCTCACGGGCCAGCTCGTCAAGACGTACGATGCTCTAACCCTCACCCGAGAGTCAAGTATGTTGATCGTGGGAGAGATGTGGGAAGTACCACCAGGTGCTCACGCCCCCGACAACCGCGAGCTGCACGCCGACTACTTCGAGGTTATCGGCAAAGCTCCTGGAGGCGACGATGCGATCACCAACGTCGTCCAAGCCAAAGGCGACCCTCAACACCTCCTCGACCAACGCCATCTCGTCCTCCGCGGAGAGACAGCGTCAGGAGTCATGTTCGTCCGCGACGCCGTCGAGCACGCTTTCAACTTGAAGTTCCATGAACTCGGCTATGTCAAAGTCTCCCCACCCGCTCTCGTCCAAACCCAAGTCGAAGGCGGCAGCACCCTCTTCGGCTTCGACTATTACGGCGAGAACGCCTACCTCACACAATCCTCCCAACTGTATCTCGAAACCGCCATCCCCTTCGCCGGCAACGTCTACTGCATCGAAAAGTCCTTCCGCGCCGAGAAGTCCCTCACCCGCCGCCACTTGTCCGAGTACACCCACGTCGAAGCCGAactcgacttcatcacctTCGACGATCTCCTCGATCatttggaggagatgatgtgCGGCGTGCTGGAAATCGTCATGGGCAACCCCCGCATCGCCGCTCTGATCAAGGAACTCAACCCGGAATTCGAAATGCCTCAACGCCCGTTCATGCGCATGAAGTATTCCGACGCGATCGACTGGCTGCGCGAACACGACATCAAGAACGAGAATGATCAACCGCATCAATTCGGCGACGACATCGCCGAAGCTGCTGAGCGGCGAATGAccgacatcatcaacaagCCCATTTTCCTGACCCACTTCCCAGTCGAGATCAAAGCGTTCTACATGCAAAAGGACAAGGAAGACCCTCGCGTGACGGAGAGTGTCGACTGCCTCATGCCCGGTGTT GGCGAAATCGTCGGCGGCTCCATGCGCATGGACTCCTACGACGAACTCATGGCGGCCTACAAGCGCGAGGAAATGGACGCGGGACCATACTACTGGTACACAGACCAGCGCCGCTACGGCACGAGTCCGCACGGCGGTTACGGGCTGGGTCTGGAGCGGTTTTTGGCGTGGTTGTGTAAGCAGCATACCGTGCGGGATACGTGTTTCTATCCGAGGTATATGGGCAGGTGTAAGCCTTGA